The following are from one region of the Orenia metallireducens genome:
- the nifV gene encoding homocitrate synthase — MKSFYILDTTLRDGEQSAGVAFSRKQKIAIACKLDELGVDIIEAGIPAMGKEEKEVLQDINSLNLNAEILAWNRMKIEDIDQSLDCGLKNVHISAPASDIQLKYKLKKDRRWLLAELSKVINYAIKKGCTVSVGAEDASRADINFLIQLYKIAQAEGASRVRYADTIGALDPITTYNNIQNIRKEIDLEIDFHGHNDFGMATANALSAFKAGAKYISCTINGLGERAGNTALEEIVMALKCIEGCESDFKVRGLKEISKVIEDSSGRKISVNKPIVGEGVFSHESGIHVDGMLKNPATYEFLSPEELGRERKFVIGKFSGVSSILHKYKELGVSITEEEANKVLRGIKSYCNKVEGVTS; from the coding sequence ATGAAAAGTTTTTACATTTTAGACACGACTTTACGAGATGGAGAACAATCTGCAGGGGTGGCGTTTTCAAGAAAACAGAAGATAGCTATAGCTTGTAAATTAGATGAATTGGGAGTAGATATTATAGAAGCTGGTATTCCGGCAATGGGGAAAGAGGAGAAAGAGGTTCTTCAAGATATTAACTCTCTTAATTTGAATGCTGAAATATTAGCTTGGAACAGGATGAAGATTGAAGATATAGACCAATCTCTTGATTGTGGTCTAAAAAATGTTCATATTTCAGCTCCAGCTTCTGATATTCAGCTCAAGTATAAGTTGAAAAAAGACAGAAGATGGTTGTTGGCTGAATTGTCTAAAGTCATCAATTATGCTATCAAAAAAGGGTGCACAGTATCAGTTGGGGCGGAAGATGCTTCAAGGGCTGACATCAACTTTTTAATCCAACTTTATAAAATTGCCCAAGCAGAAGGTGCTAGTAGAGTTCGTTATGCCGATACTATTGGGGCACTAGACCCAATTACCACTTATAATAATATTCAAAATATAAGAAAAGAGATTGATCTGGAGATTGATTTTCATGGGCATAATGACTTTGGGATGGCTACAGCTAATGCTTTGAGCGCTTTTAAGGCTGGTGCGAAATATATAAGTTGTACTATTAATGGTTTAGGAGAGCGAGCTGGAAATACTGCCTTAGAAGAGATAGTTATGGCTCTAAAATGTATTGAGGGTTGTGAGAGTGATTTTAAGGTTAGAGGTCTAAAGGAGATATCAAAGGTTATAGAAGATTCATCTGGGAGGAAGATCTCTGTCAACAAACCCATTGTTGGAGAAGGTGTTTTTTCTCATGAGTCTGGCATACATGTAGATGGCATGCTAAAAAACCCGGCTACTTATGAGTTCTTATCTCCTGAGGAATTAGGTAGAGAGAGGAAGTTTGTAATTGGTAAATTTTCAGGAGTCAGTTCGATTCTTCATAAGTATAAAGAGTTGGGTGTTTCGATTACTGAAGAAGAGGCTAATAAAGTATTGAGAGGGATAAAGTCTTATTGCAATAAGGTTGAGGGTGTTACCAGTTGA
- a CDS encoding MerR family transcriptional regulator — translation MLDVGADTPAYTIGVVADMTGLTARQIRYYEKAELLKPVRTKGNQRLYCQKDIERLVQIKKLLNKGLNAIGIKKILDEQG, via the coding sequence ATGCTTGATGTAGGTGCAGATACTCCTGCTTATACTATTGGAGTGGTTGCAGATATGACTGGTCTAACAGCCAGACAGATTCGTTATTATGAGAAGGCTGAATTACTTAAGCCTGTTAGAACAAAAGGGAATCAGAGATTATATTGTCAAAAAGACATCGAAAGGCTTGTTCAGATTAAAAAACTGCTGAATAAAGGTTTGAATGCAATAGGAATAAAGAAGATTTTGGATGAGCAAGGATGA